One window of Colias croceus chromosome 6, ilColCroc2.1 genomic DNA carries:
- the LOC123692705 gene encoding cardioacceleratory peptide receptor-like translates to MEPDLFEEMPGSTPRSLVTTIYPGNSSNTSNDLNVYYFYDSIQFPVMWVLFFLIVLLNASVIAALLCTNARKSRMNFFIMQLAIADLMVGLLYVFVDIVQKITIAWLAGEFMCKVVKFLQAVVMYASTYVLVALSIDRCDAITNPMNFSGSWNRARALVASAWMISIVFSIPLLILYEVKEVQGQLQCWIDLGTTKRWQVWVTLVAVMIFVLPALAIAACYAIIVLTIWTKSKAVVMSPPVNSRRFKNWRNGQAESEPESRRASSRGLIPRAKIKSVKMTFVIVFVFILCWSPYILFDLLQVYDHIPPTQANLAIATFIQSLAPLNSAANPLICCMFSPHIYSSLRRVPPYRWVWCGRARGARLRSRSDSTAHSDLLSSTHARRSHAAALNASQSGSASRAPRRATLLVALHK, encoded by the exons TCGATCCAGTTTCCTGTAATGTGGGTGCTGTTTTTCCTGATCGTGCTTCTAAATGCATCGGTCATAGCAGCTCTACTCTGCACCAATGCTAGGAAGAGCAGAATGAACTTCTTCATAATGCAGCTTGCTATTGCAG ATCTCATGGTTGGTCTCTTATACGTGTTCGTGGACATCGTACAGAAGATCACGATAGCCTGGCTGGCTGGAGAATTCATGTGTAAAGTTGTCAAATTCTTACag GCGGTAGTAATGTATGCGTCCACATACGTTCTAGTGGCGCTCAGTATAGACCGCTGCGACGCGATCACAAATCCCATGAACTTCTCCGGCAGTT GGAACAGAGCACGGGCACTGGTCGCTTCCGCGTGGATGATCAGCATTGTGTTCTCTATACCACTCCTTATTCTATACGAAGTTAAGGAAGTACAAG GTCAGCTCCAATGCTGGATAGACCTCGGCACCACAAAGCGCTGGCAAGTGTGGGTCACTCTAGTCGCAGTCATGATATTCGTGCTCCCCGCACTTGCTATAGCGGCGTGTTACGCGATAATAGTACTGACAATATGGACCAAAAGCAAAGCTGTCGTTATGAGCCCACCGGTCAATTCTAGACGATTCAAGAATTGGAGGAATG GGCAAGCGGAGAGCGAGCCGGAGTCCCGTCGCGCCAGCTCGCGCGGTCTCATTCCAAGAGCGAAGATTAAAAGCGTCAAAATGACGTTTGTCATTGTTTTTG TGTTCATCCTCTGCTGGTCGCCCTACATCCTCTTCGATCTCCTCCAAGTGTATGACCACATCCCGCCAACGCAGGCCAACCTGGCCATAGCCACGTTCATCCAGTCGCTCGCACCACTCAACTCAGCAGCCAATCCCTTGATCTGCTGTATGTTCTCGCCACATATTTATAGCAGCTTGAG ACGCGTCCCGCCGTACCGCTGGGTGTGGTGCGGGCGGGCGCGCGGCGCGCGGCTGCGCTCGCGCTCCGACTCCACCGCGCACTCCGACCTGCTCAGCTCCACACACGCGAGGCGCTCGCATGCTGCT GCGCTAAACGCGAGTCAGTCGGGCAGCGCGTCCCgcgcgccgcgccgcgccACGCTGCTCGTCGCGCTGCACAAGTGA